The Alphaproteobacteria bacterium US3C007 genomic interval AGGATGGCCTTTCAAAACAACCGGACAGCCAGCGGCCAAGGCCGCAGCCGTATCTCCGCCTGCGGTTGAAAAGGCCAATGGAAAATTAGACGCCCCAAAAACCGCCACAGGGCCGATTGGGCGTTGCATCAAACGTAAATCGGGGCGTGGCAATGGCGCGCGATCGGGCAAAGCAACATCATGGCTTTGTTCCAGATAGCTGCCCTGCTCGATATGATCGGCAAAAAGGCGCAATTGGCCGGTTGTGCGCCCGCGCTCCCCTTCCAACCGGGCTTCGGGTAGACCCGTTTCCTGATGCCCGATTTCAGTGACCAACGCTCCAACCGCCTCTATTTCATCTGCGATGGTGCGCAGGAAGGCCGCGCGCGCATTCTGGCCGCTCCAGCCATAGCTCATAAACGCCTCTTCGGCAGCGTTTACCGCTGCGTCAACATGGCTTTGGCTGGCTTCTGAAAAGTGACGGACCGGGCCGGTGCTGGGCGCTGAGGCAAACAGTGCGTCACCGCTGAGCCATTTGCCCGCGATGAAATGTTGGCCGGTAAGGTTTAAATCGGTCATTGGCTGCTCTCCTGATCTGCCAGATGGGTTTTTGCCATGCGCACCAATAAATCAAACGCCTGCTGCGTGGCGCTGACATTGGCTTTCTTCTGCCCGACAATATCAAACGCAGTTCCATGCGCAGGCGTGGCAACCGGAATCGGCAAGCCGCCGGCTATGGTCACGCCCCGCTCAAACCCCATGAGCTTGATCGCAATTTGTCCTTGATCATGATACATGGTGACCACCGCATCAACTTCCCCGCGCTGGGCTTTGAGGAACACAGTGTCCGAGGGCCATGGTCCGGTGACATGCATTTGGCGGTCCTGACAAGCTTTGACAGCAGGCGCCAAAATATCGATCTCTTCGCGGCCAAATTTCCCGTTATCACCCGCATGCGGGTTAAGCGCTGCCACGGCAACATGAGGCCTTGTTTTTCCAGACTTTTTCAGCGTGCTATACGCCAAGTCAACGGCGCGCATGACCGCGGGCTGATCAATATTCGCCGCCACATCCTTTAATCCAATATGGCTGGTCACCCGCGTGGTCATCAATGCGTCCAAAACATTAATTTCACTATGATAGCCTTCAAACCCCAAATAGCGCGCCATATAGCGATGTTCATCTTCCGCGTTAAGGCCAGCTAGGGTCAGCGCGGCTTTATTGAATGGGGCAAATAAAATACCGTCGATGGTGTTGCTTTGCGCCAAATCAAGCGCTTTATCAAGGCAGCGCAAGGCGCTGTTGCCGCTGGCTTGCGTCACTGTCGCGATCTGCACATCTTCCGCAGCAATCGTCGCAAGGTCAAGATGCGCCAACGCAAACCCAGTTGACAGATTGGCTTCGTCAATCGTTTTGAGATGCAGCGGCAATCCCGCCTGCTTCGCCCCACCTTCCCACAGATGTGCATCGCCGATAAGAAGCACATCCGCCTGCGCCAAAACCGCCGGCTCTTGCAGCAGCTTTGCGATTAATTCAGGGCCTATGCCCGAAGGATCACCGGGGATAATACCCAACCGCGGCCGCCTCATGCCGAGGCCTCGTCAGATCGACTAGACAGTTCTGCCAATGCCGCCGCCACGTTTTTCTCAGCTGTGCGTAAATGGTTTTGTAACGCTTCTGCGGTTGCGCGGGGATCGCGCGCTTGCAACGCGTCGATAATTTTTGAATGTTCCATCCGGGTTTCTGGCCGCCCTTCTTCGCGCTGCGAGGAGAGGAAGCGAACCCGCCAAAGCCTTGCATTATAGGTTGTGTGCGTTTCAGCCAGCGCTTTATTGCGCGCTGCGGCGACAATTGCCTGATGAAATTGCATATCAAGGCGAAAGGCTTGCAATTGCTCTTCCGCGCCGCGCGCCTCTTTAATCGAAGCATTCAGCTGCTCGATGGCGTCAATTTCGCTATCGCTTGCCTGCGCGCACGCCCATTGCCCGGCCAGCGCCTCCAACGCGCCTTGCACCCTTAGACAATCATTAATTTCCGCAAGGGAGGGATCTGCAACAAAAGGCCGGCGAGAATGCGTATACGAAACCAGCCCCTCATTGGCCAATAAGCGGATGGCTTCGCGCATCGGGGTTCGACTGACCCCAAGCGCTTGCGCCAAATCACGCTCAGGCAGTTGCGTTCCGGGCGGCAGTTGACCAAGCAAGATCATTTCGCGCAACTGTAATGCCGCGTCTTCAGATAGGCTTGGGCTGCGCGCAAGCCCATCTTTTTCAATGATATTTATCAGCTTTAGGGCTGTATTCACTTTAGACTCCCCATCTTAATACAAGCGGATCTAAAGGTTTTAACAAATCAATCAAGCGGCTTTTAATCTCAGGGTGCAGCGGTTCTATCGGATGTCGGCAGTAATCTGATTTTATCACCCCACCGGCCACCATAGCGGCCTTACAGGATTGCCACCCGCATTGGCGGTTTTCATGGTTGATCACCATCGCCACGCGCCCATAGGCGGTGGTTGCCTCTTCTATCCGCCCTGCCAGATGATGGGTGATCACTGGTTTGATCTGATCCACGATCATTCCAGATGTCATCGACCCCGTTGCCCCAGCATCCAAATCTGCCAATAAAGTGATCGCTTCTTCACCATCAAAAGGGGCTTCAATGGCCTCGCGGCCTTCGGCAATCAACGCGCGCAGTTTATTGGAGGCGCGTGGGCATTCAATCTTAAACAGCTTTACCATTTCGATTTCGCGCGCCATACGCAGCAGTAAGGGCACCGGAAGCTCAACCCCGGATAACGGCGCATCCTGTACCATGATCGGGATCCCAACCTCACCAACAGCTGCAAATTGTTCAAAGCTTTGCTGCGCGTTCCCTTTGAGCAACGCGCCATGATACGGAGGCATCATCATCACAATATCGGCCCCGATTTCTTTGGCAAAGCGCGCCCGTTCAACGGCAATCTGCGTTGCAAAATGGCTGATTGTCACAATAATCGGCACGCGCCCCGCAATGTGCTCTACGCATAGCCGGGCCAGCGCATCACGCTCGGCATCCGAAATCAAAAACTGTTCGGAAAAATTCGCCAAAATGCAAATGCCATCCGCCCCTTGATCGATCAGGCAATCCAGCACCCGCTTCATTCCATCAAAATCAACGGCCCCATCCTCAAAAAACGGAGTTGGGGCAACGGGCCATATTCCAGAATATTGGGTCATTCAAAAATCTCAAAATGCTGGCTGTGTCGATCGGTTATACTAATCCCCAAGCCGGGAAGGTTATCATCAAGTTGCAAGTATCCATCTTTCGCTTCCGGATCACCTTCGAAAATATAATAAAATAATTCATTGCCGACTTCGACATCGAAAACAGGGAAATATTCACTGATCGGGCAATTTGTATTTGCCATGGTCAAATGATAATTGTGCATTTGGCCCGCATGCGGGATCACTGGAATTTGATGCGCCTCTGCAATCGCGTTGATTTTCTGCGCCGCTGTAATACCGCCAACACGGTTGGTGTCATATTGCAGAACGCTGACAGCTTTCTGCTCAATCAGATCTTTGCAACCTATCACCGAATATTCATGCTCGCCGCCTGAAATCGGTATAATGTTCATGGCATTCAGCTGCTTATACCCTTCAACATCATCTGCAATCACCGGTTCTTCGAGCCAACGTGGTTCAAATTTCGCAAGTTTTGGAAGCATGCGCTTTGCGTAATCAAGATTCCACCCCATATAGCATTCAAGCATTAAATCGACATCATAGCCCAAGACTTCGCGCAACGCCTCAACCCGTTTGATATTCTCGCGCATGCCCGGCATGCCGTCCTTTGGGCCGAAACCAAACCGCGTTTTATAAGCCAGATAGCCGTTTTTTTGCGCCTCTTGCGCTTCTTCTTGCATGGCCTCGACGCTGTCCGCATAGAGTTTGGAATAATAGACTGGAATTTTTTCTTTTGTCCGCCCTCCCAAAAGCTTGAACACTGGTTTTCCAACCAACTTCCCCATCAGATCCCAAATCGCGATATCAATGGCGCTGATAGCCGTCATGCCTACGCCCTTGCGTCCCCAAGCATGGGTTGTGCGGTACATTTTTTCCCACAGATACGCATAATCGAACGGATCCTCTCCGATCACCAAAGGCGCGTACCAGTCATCGATGGCTTTTTTGACGACGCTTGGCGCTAAGGCGGCGTTGCCGATGCCGATCGTACCATCTTCCGTTTCCACTTCGCAGGTCAGCCATTGGTGGAACCGAAACGAAGACATGGCATCGCCTTTTGTCCAAAGCGCATCCGATGCGTTGGTGCAAAAATGCCCTTGCGGCGGCACCGTTGGCCCCGTCCAATTCCAAACGCGCGTGCGAACAGATTTTATACGAGTCATTTCAATCAGCCTTTCTTTCAAGTCCTTTAGCTCGTTTTAAAAGCCGCCAAACGGTGGGTCCAAATAAGGCCAAAGCCGTTAGGATAAAAAATAAAAGTGATAAGGGCCGAGTGAGCATCAGCCACCATTTCTCATCCAGCATCACCATCGACTGGCCGAGGCGTTGCTCGAGCATCCCGCCTAAAATCAACCCAATGGCGAGCGGAACAACCGAAAACCCATACATGCGCATGAAATATCCAACAACACCGGAAATCAGCGCAACCCACACATCAAACATGGATTGATCCAGCGCATAAGCCCCCACCACAGAGAACATGAAAACGCTTGGCCATAGCACCGGAATTGGGATCAGTGTGACGCGGGCAAATACACGGGCCCCGTAAAGCCCGATTACTAAAAAAAGAAGATTGACGAACAGCATCGACCAAAAAATCGCAAAGGCAAAATGCGCCTGCTCGGTGAACATCGTGGGTCCTGGGCGCAAGCCATGCACCAATAATCCCGCCAGGATCACCGCCGCAGTGGGCGATCCGGGAATGCCCAAGGCCAAAGTGGGCACCATTGCACCG includes:
- a CDS encoding 4-hydroxythreonine-4-phosphate dehydrogenase PdxA, encoding MRRPRLGIIPGDPSGIGPELIAKLLQEPAVLAQADVLLIGDAHLWEGGAKQAGLPLHLKTIDEANLSTGFALAHLDLATIAAEDVQIATVTQASGNSALRCLDKALDLAQSNTIDGILFAPFNKAALTLAGLNAEDEHRYMARYLGFEGYHSEINVLDALMTTRVTSHIGLKDVAANIDQPAVMRAVDLAYSTLKKSGKTRPHVAVAALNPHAGDNGKFGREEIDILAPAVKACQDRQMHVTGPWPSDTVFLKAQRGEVDAVVTMYHDQGQIAIKLMGFERGVTIAGGLPIPVATPAHGTAFDIVGQKKANVSATQQAFDLLVRMAKTHLADQESSQ
- a CDS encoding GntR family transcriptional regulator, translating into MNTALKLINIIEKDGLARSPSLSEDAALQLREMILLGQLPPGTQLPERDLAQALGVSRTPMREAIRLLANEGLVSYTHSRRPFVADPSLAEINDCLRVQGALEALAGQWACAQASDSEIDAIEQLNASIKEARGAEEQLQAFRLDMQFHQAIVAAARNKALAETHTTYNARLWRVRFLSSQREEGRPETRMEHSKIIDALQARDPRATAEALQNHLRTAEKNVAAALAELSSRSDEASA
- a CDS encoding dihydrodipicolinate synthase family protein; the encoded protein is MTQYSGIWPVAPTPFFEDGAVDFDGMKRVLDCLIDQGADGICILANFSEQFLISDAERDALARLCVEHIAGRVPIIVTISHFATQIAVERARFAKEIGADIVMMMPPYHGALLKGNAQQSFEQFAAVGEVGIPIMVQDAPLSGVELPVPLLLRMAREIEMVKLFKIECPRASNKLRALIAEGREAIEAPFDGEEAITLLADLDAGATGSMTSGMIVDQIKPVITHHLAGRIEEATTAYGRVAMVINHENRQCGWQSCKAAMVAGGVIKSDYCRHPIEPLHPEIKSRLIDLLKPLDPLVLRWGV
- a CDS encoding L-rhamnonate dehydratase, producing the protein MTRIKSVRTRVWNWTGPTVPPQGHFCTNASDALWTKGDAMSSFRFHQWLTCEVETEDGTIGIGNAALAPSVVKKAIDDWYAPLVIGEDPFDYAYLWEKMYRTTHAWGRKGVGMTAISAIDIAIWDLMGKLVGKPVFKLLGGRTKEKIPVYYSKLYADSVEAMQEEAQEAQKNGYLAYKTRFGFGPKDGMPGMRENIKRVEALREVLGYDVDLMLECYMGWNLDYAKRMLPKLAKFEPRWLEEPVIADDVEGYKQLNAMNIIPISGGEHEYSVIGCKDLIEQKAVSVLQYDTNRVGGITAAQKINAIAEAHQIPVIPHAGQMHNYHLTMANTNCPISEYFPVFDVEVGNELFYYIFEGDPEAKDGYLQLDDNLPGLGISITDRHSQHFEIFE